The window GAATGGAACAAACATTGCATTCCTGACAATCTGATGAGGCTGAATGGCATCTTTGTTTGTTTCCAGAGGCCAGGAGGAGGAAATGGCTTGAAGATTCCCCCGAGGCAAGTAGCAGCGAAGACGCCGTTGTGTTCGACACTTCGATTATCCCATGGTGGGCATGGATCAAGCGGTTCCATCTCCCTGAAGCCGAGAAGCTAAATGGTTATTCTTGAATCCTTTCGGTTTAAATAACAGAATTATGTGCTTACGGTCGATACAAACTGCTGGTGTAAACGGGCGGTATGGCATTGGAAAGAACAGCACATTCATATCTATCTACACCTTTTGCCTTTTCACATCTTCTAATAGGGTAACCAATGCATATGCAGGCCGTGCTGCCATGGTGGGCTTCTTCATGGCTTACTTTGTCGACAGCTTGACGGGCGTGGGGCTCGTCGACCAAATGGGCAACTTCTTCTGCAAAACCCTGCTGTTTGTTGCTGTGGCTGGGGTGCTGCTGGTCAGGAAAAACGAGGACATCGACAATCTGAAGAAGCTCATCGACGAGTCAACGTTCTACGACAAGCAATGGCAGTCAACTTGGCAAGACGATTCCCCTTCCGGGCCGAAGAAATAGCTCCAAAGTTGAATTTTGCGGTGGCTGAGGGGTGACGCGGACTTTCCTCCTTATGTTGTACTGTTTCTTTTATCAGCCTTCTTTTTCGATGAACTGTGTAATGACTATGCCATCTTGTAAAAAAATATGAACTCAGCTATGTGCTAGAGCCTAGAGGTAAACGTTTCTGCAGGTTATTTAGCTGAACGTTTTGCTGCTGCATATCGTTGCAGGGTTACTATACAAAATCTTGTTGTGTATTCTTGCTAGTTGATTATAGCATGCAATACATGCACTAGAGATTTAGTCGGGATTATAATTTCAACAGAGCAAATCCCAAAGAAAGCTGTATACAAAGTTATCTAATTCCCGGCATTGTTTTGCATCAGCTTAGCAAGATCTCAGGAGTTACAGGTCCAGAGCAAAGCTTCCAAAGGAGTGAAATATAATTGTCTATAATTCCTGACATTGTTTTGCATCAGCTTAGCAAGGTAAAAGTATCAAGGGTTACAGGTTCAGAGCGAAGCTCCCAAAGGAGTGAAATATAAGTTGTCTAATTTCCATCATTGTTTTGCATCAGCTTAGCAAGGTTTCAAGGGTTACAGGTTCGGGGCGAAGCTCCCAAAGAAGAATGAAATAGTGCCAAAACTAATGCGCATTCTTCACTCGGGATAATATCCAACAAAATTGCACTCCAGTTTCCCTAGTAGTTAATACATTGGCAGCCCTTCAAATATACACACATGATCCCCTCGCAACGATTCAGCCTCTAGAAATTTGATATGTGATGGTATGAAGTTAGAGATTGTACGCCATCAAAGAAAGTTCAATTCTGAAAGGCACATCAGACACACCTGTGAAGAAAACGGTATGCAGTCTGGCATTTCCCTGTTTACAGACTACTACTGCCTTTGATCTGGCAAGGAGTTTAAATCAGGCATactgacacggctgaattctgacctGCAAATGTAGCACATAAAGTTAAACTTTCTGTCGTTGCATCTGATAACTATGTCGATTACACCACATCAGAGAAAGCGGTAACAACTTCAAAAGAAAACTGAAAGCACAACCGTTTTATGGGGAATAACATGAGAGAGGTAATTGTACAGATAACTGTAACCTGCTGGACCAAACGTATTTCATGACATGTTCAAaccaaaaataatactccctccgtcccataatataagagtgttttttacactatattatgggacggagggagtatatacaaaGGTATTTAGGTAGGCGTAAGATTAAGACAAACATGAAAGAAAATCAAGAGTGCACACAGGAATGAGCAGCTGTTAAGGTAGACAAGTAAACCAAGTAGATTAACATGCATCCCTTTTTTCTTTCTTAACCAGGCTACCAGGGAACATGTTCAGCATAACCACTGTGGTCAATGCCATATCAATCTAGCGTCAAAATTCAGGAACAAAGAGTTCGACTTGGATGAAGAGGAACATACGGGAAAAGAAAGCAGAAAAATATTCACATATCACACTCCGGGGGTATTTGGAAACAAGAAAGGACTGATTATTACTAAGTAAAATTAAACCTCCCAGGGAGAAATAcaagaaattattaaaaaaataaagcaacttACCCACAAGTTGAACATTTCTTATGATACTTGCAGAATATTGACAAGCAAACTGAACAAACATATCCCATGTCTATAGTCTTCTTGTGGCAGAAACATCTGTGGAGCAGAAAAACAAGTTAGAGGCTGTTGACTGTCAATGAGACCGACAAACTGAGCGAACTAAGACCAATATGAAACCCTAATTTGGTAATCCTAACCAGACATTTGGTAAAGTACAATTTCAGAAACAAATTAGTTAGCTGTGTGTTCCTCATAATTTACACGACTTTTGCAGCTTTGCTGTAGTATTATGCCATGTTAACAATTTTATAGCTAGCATCTCAAGTGATAAAGACTCTTGAAATGCCAGTTAACCTAATCTCTCGAGGATATCATTGCAGAAGAAACAGTTATGTGTTTAGTGGAGAGAAAACTGAAAAGAACTTACGAGGCACGGAAATCTACTCCCAGGGTCTTAGGGAGGCGCAGAAAAGTTCTGGAGTGTAAGTCCGTTGCAAATACAGCCTGCATATTTGCTGAATGAGTCATGAACTCAAAAAAACTTCATTCGTACTAAGATAAAAGCTATCACACTCAATATATAGTGTAGGCAGACACAGAGGGGAACCATCTCGAAGAAGTAAAAAGACAAAATATCCCTTGTACTGGCAAAGAAAGGGATGACACTGAAAGAAGAGATTTGCGTCACAATACAATCAGTACCCACTCTGTCAGACCATGTATGGATATCCAACTCAGATTTATATAACTAGTGTCAAACCTCTATACAAATTTACAAACATACAGTGTCATAATCTAGATAGGATTTCTAAAATCTGAAACTAGACAGTTTTTCTAATATCTGAACTTATCTGGAGATAATTTATAGATATATTCAACACTTGAAACAGAAAGCTCTCAACTCCACCACACATTTATCATTAGCGTAAACCATAAGCATATCTGTGCATTTGAATATGAAAGGCAAGTTGGTATACTCAGTAGGGTGATAGGGGACTTCTCTGTTCAGTACACAGAAGAAAAAAAAAGGCAAGGATGTGACGGGATTAGCAGATGAACGATAGCATGTGGGGTGTGTTTGGCTTTATAGGATACCAGCATTCCAAATTATTTTACATGGTCATTTCAGAGATGCCACCCAAAACACTGCATGTGGATTTTTGTCATATTCTCTTTTCCTTTTTATATTATGTAAAATATGATAGAATAGAATGTGAGCATAAAAAGAAAAGAATACCACAAGCTTTCTATGAATATATCACACTTCAAAAGAAGATAAGAGACACCGTTGCAGAGGAAAATAACTGAATTGTGTGGTAGGGGACTGAATAACTTACAGCAAGGTATTGAAATAGACCACTTAGTTCTTGGGGCTTCATATaaactcctcctgttatatatgaaGCCTGCGAAATGAAGCAACAATATGTACTGAGCAAGGACAAGTGTTATGTGGGCAATGCTTGTAAATGACCATATAATCAGCAAAATGCAAGAGGGCAGGAAAGAACATCACCTGCTGCAAGAAAGCGGAGTCTTGGGTCCCCACAATACATGTATCAATTGGAACCTAAAAGATTTGTTAAACATTTGTAGTATTATGCAGCAGAAATAGTCAGTGAATGATTTTAAACAATTAAATTAGTGATGTATGTCAACATGTCACACAGTACTGCTGCTTGCAGTTCGAACTTATTACGATTACCACAACTTGAAAAGTAACAGAATGCAAAGTAATGATAATAACAAGAAACCGCCAAGGAATCTAAATCCATATATTATTTATCAAATAATAAGGGCAGTTCAAGTAGTACCATGGATCGTTGAGCCGAAAATATCGAATTCATCACAGCCACATATCTGCAGATAATCTGGTTAAGTAAGAATAAGTACAAGAAAATATAGATGTGCATAAAAATAGAGTATTGATGAACAAGTATGCGTACTGTTCAGGTCCGTCTGGAGAACCCTGCAGGCACAAAATCTGTATTTCATGTTAGCATAAGACATGGTGCTAATTAGGCATTTTATGTGTAAGAATACTGGTAAGAATTCAAAAGAACAAATCTTAAAAACGTATAACCAACTAGGCGACAGATTATTGTCAGTCAATTTTGTTCATTGCAATCCTAACTAATACATTTACCCTTGTATATCATCAGTAAATCTACCAAAAGGCACCAAAAACAAGTATCACTGGAAAAAAAAGATACTCACCCGAGGTTGGGGATGCCGAGTACCAGACCGAAAAATCCTCTGTATATCTGAACATCACATATTAAGGGCACAAATGCAGCAAGGTAAAGAGGCCAGTGCACAACGAGCAAGAAACTTGATCATAGGATACAGCACAGAGCAAGGGACAGCGCGCCAGAAAACAGCGACGCCGCACCGCCATCAGCAACGGTGCCATTGCTGGCAGTCTCACGGGCATCCTGCTTAATGAACTCCTCCATCTTGCGGCTCGCCTTGCCTAAGGTTTCAGCAACATCTGCCGCGCCGGAGGCACCAGCATTGCCCGAGTCGAAGACGTAGGCGCAGGAGCTGACACCCGCTGCGATGATGACCACGTGGTTGAGGTTGCTCAGCAGCAGGAGCGAGTTCACGAAGTGGATCAGCTGCACCCGCGCAGAGCTCAGTTAATAACATCGAGGGATGAAGCATTTAGAGAAACCGATTAAAATCAAACCAAATTGGTTAGATCAGGGGAGAGCTGGCCCCCCTATATGCTCCCAAAATGCCTACAAATCGAAAGGGGAAGCAGGTAGTGGGGAGACGAGGGTTAGGGTTTCAGGAGCGCGGCCGTCGCGTACGTGGGACAAGAAGTCGGCGAAGGGGAGCGCGGCGCCGGCCCAGAAGAAGGGGTTGGTGTCGACGACCACCACGACGAGGCTGACGTCATCTGCGAGGCGTGCTATCGGTCAGCTCGAGCGACGCGGGGTCGTCGCGGAAGACGGCGAGGAGAGAGGGGTGCGTACCGGAGTAGAGCTTGGAGTGCGCCGAGGTCATCGCCGCTGGCGGAGAGGGAGCTGGGGCTCTAGGtggtcagcggcggccggtggTTGGCTCTCACGGTGCTCCGGTTCGCGGAACGGCGCCCGCGCTTGTTCGTAGGCGCGGCCGGGGGGACGGGGAgctgggcggcgccggcggcggaggatGGGGGTGCCGTGGCTGCGGGCTGTGGCCTGTGGAGAGGGGCTTCGACTTAGAAACAGGCCGGCGGTCTCAGAAGAGATACTAGCCCAACGCCAAGCCCTGTGTTCCAGGCCCGGTCGGTGGGTTCACGTGTCTCTGAGGCCCGCTAAAAACTAATAATAGGCTGGCCGGTGAGTATGCATGGCCCAAAATATATTTATAATAAGATAATAAAAGTGGCTAAGCAGGGCGTTTCGGGAGCTCCTATACTCGCACTCCTGGCGCCTGCAGCGccccgcgctgggccggcccacgaacaAGCAGCAGCAGCAAAATATCCTACGAAAAATGTTAAGCGTTGGGGATTCGAACTCGCGCCGCTGCATCCTGCACGCGCTTCGCTAGCCACTACAGCCACCTCAAAATAAATACCACTGGTACTGCGTGTTATTTAAGTATAATTACAGCTACGCAGGTCCAAAATTTAAAAGTTCCCAGattaaaaaaaagttcacaaaattgttTCAAAAAGTAATGGTTCAGATATTAAAAAAAAGCTCacgaaaattgaaaaaagttcactagttcaataaaaagttcataaatttgaaaaggtCCACTAATTTCAGAAGTTAACGAATTTAAAAAAGTAcatgagtttgaaaaaagttcatggatcgaaaaagttcacgaaattcaatatagttcaagaaaattgaaaaaagtttgtcaattttcataaaagttcatcagtttgaaaaaagttcacagatcaaaaaagttcacgaaattcaatatagttcaagaaaattgaaaaagttcatcgattttgataaaagttcacaaattttgaaaaagttcattgatttagaTAAAAAGTTTATcggattttgaaaagagttcattgatTTCGATAAAAGTTCGTCGAATTAGAAaagagttcatcgaatttggaaataatttcaatgattttgaaaaaagttcatggaattgaAAAAAAACGTAAAAGAAAGCTAagacagaaaaacagaaaaaggtAGAAAAGAAAAGGGTAAAGGAAAGTAAAAGTTCAGTCTAAATGAATAAGGTGGGTTGGCGTGCTGGTTGCACCCGCGGTACTACATGCGGGAGGTACCTGGTTCGAATCACAGTGGCCGGCCCAATTCCAGCGTTGAAGCAGGCAAACTGGTTTTGGGAAcgatttgttttctgtttttctcctTTTTGCCGGTTTTCTGGTTTtctatgttttgtttttattttgtgtttgtgtttcttttttttctgcttctatttctttctattttttcctttccttttttgtttttaatTTATCCTTTGTTTTCAAAAACGTTTTTTATTTTGTTCATGATTTCGAAAATTGTTCACAGTTTCAAATTAGTTTAACTTTTAAAAAACCAAATTGAAAAATTATTCATCGTATATCACACAATTATTCAACATGTATTTACATTTTTTTAGCGTATATcataaaaatgttcaatgtgtagttaaaaattgttcagcgtatattacacaaaatgttcaatgtatatttaaAAATAGTTATATCACAAAAAGTTCAACGTGTTTTAAATATTGTTTAGTGtttatcacaaaaatgttcaatgtgtagttaAAAGTTGTTCAATGTATACTACAAAAAGTTCAATGTATAACTAAAATTTGTTTATCCTACATAAAAGAATAAATAAATGTTTGGAATTTCATAATTATATTCATGTTTTAATGATATATTGTTCATgtttttttaaaatttgttctAGTTTTGAAATTTGTTCAAGGAAACATTATTCATTTTTTTTGAAGGAACATTAAAAAACCGAACTGCCGATGCACATAGCACTTTAAGGGTGGCGCCGTAATTTAAGACATGCACAGTCCCTAGATGCAGTGGTTGGCAATGCTGTTATCCAGAGTTAGGTCGAGGGTTCAACTCCATCCTACTACGTTGGTATTTTTCCGTTCTTATAACGTTCGCTCGACTCCTAGAAATGGGTCAGCCCGTTTGCGCGAAACCTTCAGCGAAACCTTCAGCGGAACCTCCTCTGTTTGACGCTAACGAGCGTCGAACAGGAGCTCTCCTAAGCAGCCCCCCTCACGTTCAATTCCAGTGCTGGGCGTGAGGTTCCCCTGGGCTGACATGTGTTGGCCTGCTTTTTCCTACTTGCTTCTTTTTACTTTTTTTTGCTAATTACCACTAAAATATCTAGATGTAGCTAAGGGTGGGCAAATAAACCGACACTActagaatcaggatctttgccgtcagccagctgacagCAAAGAATATCTTTGCCATCAACTTGAAAAACTGACGACAAAGAATGAGCTGACGGCAAAGGTCatgtttgccgtcggctagcgtacggcatagaagctttgccgccagctagcagatggcaaagagtgaGGGTGAACCACTAGCGAGAACCACCTAACGggcactttctttgccgtctgctagcggacggcaaagcttcgttgccgtctgctagcagacggcaaataaAGTGGTCAAACTAACGTCCGTTAGCTAGGCTCTTTGCTGTCTGTTAGTTTGGCCACTttatttgccgtctgctagcagaccgcAAAGAACCGTGCCCTAACTAAAATGCCAACAACGCCNNNNNNNNNNNNNNNNNNNNNNNNNNNNNNNNNNNNNNNNNNNNNNNNNNNNNNNNNNNNNNNNNNNNNNNNNNNNNNNNNNNNNNNNNNNNNNNNNNNNNNNNNNNNNNNNNNNNNNNNNNNNNNNNNNNNNNNNNNNNNNNNNNNNNNNNNNNNNNNNNNNNNNNNNNNNNNNNNNNNNNNNNNNNNNNNNNNNNNNNNNNNNNNNNNNNNNNNNNNNNNNNNNNNNNNNNNNNNNNNNNNNNNNNNNNNNNNNNNNNNNNNNNNNNNNNNNNNNNNNNNNNNNNNNNNNNNNNNNNNNNNNNNNNNNNNNNNNNNNNNNNNNNNNNNNNNNNNNNNNNNNNNNNNNNNNNNNNNNNNNNNNNNNNNNNNNNNNNNNNNNNNNNNNNNNNNNNNNNNNNNNNNNNNNNNNNNNNNNNNNNNNNNNNNNNNNNNNNNNNNNNNNNNNNNNNNNNNNNNNNNNNNNNNNNNNNNNNNNNNNNNNNNNNNNNNNNNNTCTCTCTCCACCccgtgcccgagccgccgccgccctgtGCCACCCCCGTCGCCGCGCCGCTCCGTTGAGACCTcttgtattttttttcttctgtttttgtttttgttttttaagtTTAATTTAGGTTTACTTTAGGTTTGGTTCAGTTTAGGACTTTAGGTTTAGTTGAAGTGATTGGTAGACCTAGTGATTGTGCGATTTTGTGATCCTATCCAGTAAAATTTATATGCACACCTCATATGAATCTGTGATCATATCCAGTAAAATTTATATGCATGTTCAACTCCACTGTCTACACATTTACTTAGTAATACTACCAAATACTGAAGTTTTGCTATGTATAACATTGCTACATGTGTTTTTGTCTATATAGAATTGCATTCATTTCAGCCAGTAATACTTTCAAATTTTATTACTGCTAATGTACCTCAAGTTTATTTGTCGATAAGATGCCCGAGTCTTGGTAGTTTTGGAATCCCTATTAGTTGAAACATGAGCATTACAAAGTTTCAtatctatgatcaatttgttgacaGACCCTCATCTTGGTAGAATTTCTCTTGCTAGCAGATGCTTATTTCTTTAGGTTTTGTTTAGCTGATGCTCATGATGTCGTTGTTGTCATTTTTTTGTCTCAGGGTCTGGTCATTCTCATCTCCTACTTCAACAACGGCTAAGGTGTGTGTTTGCCTCAAACTCGCAACATGGACTCGATGTATATTTGATAAATGATAACCTCATGCCGTTAGCCCTAAAGTTAAAATAGGACCTATTCTCGTATGTTAGTTGCATCTCCTGTGTTCATAGTTGAGAAAGTATAGGATTGCAGTATGGATAATGTCTTACCCCAGCTTGCCTTTCCATACCTTTCCTATAATAGGATCCTATGGTAATGTGATGTGGTACTTGTTCTGATTTGCATACAAAGTAAATTGATTTTAGAACACTACCCTTAGTTTCTGATTTGAGGTATGTTTGTTTGCTTGGTGTGTGTCAATCTCAAAATGGCAGACAAAACATGACAAGGGGAAAATCCACATACCAAGGATAGGTCACCTGCCCTCATCAAACAGCTTGTACATTCTCAAAATGTGTAATAGTAAATTGTTCAATTTAACTACTACAACTTCTGTATTTTACGAGTGATATTTTTGTGTATCTTTGTATATTGATATTTTTTTGTATCTTTGTATATGAATTCGTAAGGCTTATGGTGTCATGAAGTACTTATCATTATGTGAAAATTTCATTAATCATACACAAACTTAATTTCTTCCAAGTAATCATGTGtccgttcactagtagaaaaagggccttttgtcccggttcgtaagggccttctgtcccggttttggaaccgagactaaaaggtcgttactaatgcccttggcctttagtcctggttcttatacgaaccggacagatgggcctccatgtggccgctgcagctagcccaggcaggggggcctttggtcccggttggtgacaccaaccgggaccaatagtcatccacgcgtcagcagctggctggagctgaggttttttttgaaagggctggtttaggggttttaggggttaatttaggttgttattagctagctaatagagagaagtgtcctctcttatatatcTCTGTGCTTGGTTTACCAACTGATATGCCCACAAAGAACATAAGTGTTTTCAAGGTTCATGAAACTTTTCTGCCCGTCGAGGGTTTACAGATCGAAGAATTGTACgtcaaaaaatatatttgtttTGATGGGAAGTATGAAGAAGAACAAGCATTAGTTGTTGCGCATGCTACATGGCGTAGAGAGACAAACAAGTTAGAGTCAAGAAGCACCACGTTTGAACATGCATGGACGTCAGGATGCATGCAAGCTGATGTGCTAAGCCAGTTTGGAGCTTGTGCTAATCACGTGAACCCTATAAAGGTGCAAACAATTAAAAGGAAACATCTAATCTACTGGTATTTCTTTGGACGATCAAGACCACCAGAAGAGCCGTGCATGAGGAAGTTTCTGAGGTGGGTCTCATGTGTTTAAAGGAATCGGGATGGGGTCCACCGGCTGGCAAAACTAAATTAACCAGCGCACATATAGGAGAGTCAAACTTTATCTTAGcacgccgagatgtaaaaggcaagTCAGTTTAAATATAGTAAGAGTCCAGTATGTTTGGAAAGCTTGTGTGCGTCTAATTATTGTTAGATGGGTCGGCTATACTAGTATAAGTAGCCATACTACAGTCCATGTAAAGGGAGGTTATTTTTatatgaaatagacacgatgtgtttttcagggtagatacccgtatcaagttttggagggatctttagaaaacctctgtgttgcgatttttcttcgtggaaattgttttgcgcgtgagtacctttgtcgagattggttttctcgtgttgggccgcaaggttcaaaccctctacttcgtgtacatcgcgtgcgcgggcgagaggttgctactgctggtggtggagtgtcgtgaaaggtcgggccgcaacaacggatcggatctcaccacgaggttcggtcttcatcaggtggtattcagagcaaggttgttCACGACACTGTGCAGAGATGACTGGATTATCAAGGAAGCTAAGCTATGGATTTCTACTAGAGGAGGAAGGTCGATGGGATGGCCTTTTTCATACTCGTGTTGTTGTACAAGAGAGATCATGCCTATGACAATCGACCACATGAGTTTGATCAACGCcgcaagcatcgagatggtggagaagttgcAACTACCGATGACACCACGCCCACAACCATACTCGTTCCGTTGGGGTCATGACGAGCTCAGTGTCACACATCAAACCAAGGTATCGTTTTTGTTGGGAAAATATTTTTGCACGGTTTTGTGTGATGTGATTCCGGCACCAATGATTTCATGTCACTTATTGTTGAGCAAGCCATGGTACAGAGAGCACGATGTTGTGTATGATTGTCAAACATACATATATACTGCCAAGAAGGTTAGGAACTACGACCTTGTGCCCATGGGTCAGGACCGTTTTATTGCTTGGAGGACAGAACATCAGAAGAAggtaaaagaagaagaagatgcgaaAAAGAATATGGTCAAAGCTACTGAAATTTCTGTGGTCATTGTTCAGTCAGCGGATGGAATAATTACTGAAAAGGATGACcaaaaaccgaggacggttttgctTCAAGAGGGAGAGGATGATATGCCCACAAAGAACATAAGTGTTTTCAAGGTTCATGAAACTTTTCTGCCCGTCGAGGGTTTACAGACCGAAGAATTATACgtcaaaaaatatatttgtttTGATGGGAAGTATGAAGGAGAACAAGCATTAGTTGTTGCGCATGCTACATGGCGTAGAGAGACAAACAAGTTAGAGTCAAGAAGCACCACGTTTGAACATGCATGGACGTCAGGATGCATGCAAGCTGATGTGCTAAGCCAGTTTGGAGCTTGTGCTAATCACGTGAACCCTATAAAGGTGCAAACAATTAAAAGGAAACATCTAATCTACTGGTATTTCTTTGGACGATCAAGACCACCAGAAGAGCCGTGCATGAGGAAGTTTCTGAGGTGGGGTCTCATGTGTTTAAAGGAATCGGGATGGGGTCACCGGCTGGCAAAACTAAATTAACCAGCGCACATATAGGAGAGTCAAACTTTATCTTAGcacgccgagatgtaaaaggcaagTCAGTTTAAGTATAGTAAGAGTCCAGTATGTTCGGAAAGCTTGTGTGCGTCTAATTATTGTTAGATGGGTCGGCTATACTAGTATAAGTAGCCATACTACAGTCCATGTAAAGGGAGGTTATTTTTatatgaaatagacacgatgtgtttttcagggtagacacccgtatcaagttttggagggatctttagaaaacctctgtgttgcgatttctcttcgtggaaattgttttgcgcgtgagtaccttcgtcgagattggttttctcgtgctgggccgcaaggttcaaaccctctacttcgtgtacatcgcgtggcgggcgagaggttgctactgctggtggtggagtgtcgtgaaaggtcgggccgcaacaacggaTCGGATCTCACCACGAGGTTCGGTCTTCatcaccaacgctactgctatgcctaacgTTAACATGGCTTAGATTGAACTGAAGGCAACATgtgtgcatgtcgaaagtaatactaatcctatctTGAtaaagtttggattgtactactttcgacatgcaccacatgcatgttgccttcacttcaatccaattcatgttcatttcacccgctcgcatcatgcatcatcatatataataacaagtcctactaattaaTCATCAtcgtacaacttctactcgttattaataacaagtcatacgatcatcatcctcatagtcatcgaaccaaccctacttaattattattagcacatgatcatcattatgaggtataaataccctctttaaggtaaaatagcataaaacaataaagacccagactctccattatggagaatggagatcatcctgtctccaattcttgcgcttcgcttccttttgcttccaagaacctccttacgactgtctatacatttttttcattctttgattgtcatgtctccatcttttagaaatccggtatggacagttcagattcgtaggacgacctggttgtatgttcaaaacatcaaggcgactgtgcgtatacatcaaatgaggcacacaatcattcgggattatctgttgaaaaacatagtaataatttCGTAGTTAgccatgatgtactagttttagaagtatgcaaaagatgcacggatgttgtaatagtaaaaaatcttaccagggtatctccatggtagttaccgtagttcaacacgtgcactagtggcacgtattgaccataatgttgaggagttcgattgtatatattgtaattctcaagatcattacaaaatgcgatcagatgttttttctccttataagttaattcgaagccatcggtgtagtgggttttgcctaccatctttcgcacattcttcgaagaatgaaaataagctgtcaatggaagtaagttgtcaactattttgaaataaacaatataaattacttaataactatgcttgagaagctcacataggggaagaattggaagcgtatcaacaaggtcccaaatgtccatattgtcttgctcgatttcaggatcaccaagatccacagtgacaagcataccctcatcaaaaccatatatCTTACAAAGtgattcccaatttttgcaaccaaaatgggttacactctcagaattgtacaactttatttcaaaatccacaccatgatgggtccttaggtgaattttc is drawn from Triticum dicoccoides isolate Atlit2015 ecotype Zavitan chromosome 6B, WEW_v2.0, whole genome shotgun sequence and contains these coding sequences:
- the LOC119322095 gene encoding general transcription and DNA repair factor IIH subunit TFB4-like, whose translation is MTSAHSKLYSDDVSLVVVVVDTNPFFWAGAALPFADFLSHLIHFVNSLLLLSNLNHVVIIAAGVSSCAYVFDSGNAGASGAADVAETLGKASRKMEEFIKQDARETASNGTVADGGAASLFSGALSLALCYIQRIFRSGTRHPQPRILCLQGSPDGPEQYVAVMNSIFSAQRSMVPIDTCIVGTQDSAFLQQASYITGGVYMKPQELSGLFQYLAAVFATDLHSRTFLRLPKTLGVDFRASCFCHKKTIDMGYVCSVCLSIFCKYHKKCSTCGSEFSRVSMPDLNSLPDQRQ
- the LOC119322096 gene encoding light-harvesting complex-like protein 3 isotype 1, chloroplastic, coding for MAMATSTFSAHPLSLKPQLGPKPHRLHLAPFPRLRSHRRLAAAGEAPVEAPPKPAEADPSPAASNGSAAPAAAAPVAAAAAPVAAAKAEAVASPKFQDSRWVNGTWDLSRFGNTGGAVDWDAVIDAEARRRKWLEDSPEASSSEDAVVFDTSIIPWWAWIKRFHLPEAEKLNGRAAMVGFFMAYFVDSLTGVGLVDQMGNFFCKTLLFVAVAGVLLVRKNEDIDNLKKLIDESTFYDKQWQSTWQDDSPSGPKK